From Desulfonatronovibrio magnus, a single genomic window includes:
- a CDS encoding class I SAM-dependent methyltransferase, which produces MSNYYPVHGSSGINKAKADFFDAQANAQWANDNYTREEMEKIQKVLTTISDLNGMTILEPGCGTGRLTRILSEQVGKQGKVISFDISNRMIQNAENLLTDADNVEFHTNCLEALNLKAASFDCVFCHQVFPHFDCKPTALKIMEHALKPGGILVILHLIGMAKINDVHRKAGTAVAHDMMPDSRELKQLLDEHCFKLEHMEDLEHLYFVFARKS; this is translated from the coding sequence ATGTCCAATTATTATCCAGTCCATGGTTCATCTGGAATCAACAAGGCCAAGGCTGATTTTTTTGATGCCCAAGCCAATGCCCAATGGGCCAATGACAACTATACCCGAGAGGAAATGGAAAAGATTCAAAAGGTCCTGACCACCATTTCTGACCTGAACGGGATGACTATTCTGGAGCCTGGCTGTGGTACTGGTCGGCTGACCAGAATCCTGTCAGAACAGGTTGGAAAGCAGGGCAAGGTTATATCCTTTGATATCAGCAATAGAATGATCCAGAACGCTGAAAATCTTCTAACTGACGCAGACAACGTTGAGTTTCACACCAATTGTCTGGAAGCCTTAAACCTTAAAGCGGCAAGCTTTGACTGTGTATTCTGCCACCAGGTCTTTCCTCATTTTGACTGTAAACCCACGGCCCTCAAAATCATGGAACATGCCTTGAAGCCCGGCGGCATTTTAGTCATCCTGCATCTTATCGGCATGGCAAAAATTAATGACGTACACCGAAAAGCCGGCACAGCAGTGGCTCATGACATGATGCCGGACAGCAGGGAACTTAAACAACTGCTGGATGAGCATTGTTTTAAACTGGAACATATGGAGGACCTGGAGCATTTATATTTTGTCTTTGCCAGAAAAAGCTGA
- a CDS encoding iron ABC transporter substrate-binding protein, protein MQDVTGRTITVPHDPKRIVCLAPGTLRLIVYLQAQDRVVAVENMEKINPRGRPYWIAGPDLHDLPIAGPGGPASINQKPNMEQLISLDPDVIFITYMDPALADEVQKVLGIPIVVLGYGPFATFDETVFDSLMLAGKILNKQQRARDVTDYIKASINDLKQRAANSQIRETPGVYIGGIGYRGSQGLESTDQDYPPFEWLQARNLAREIQALKRSHIYTNLENLLKIDPEIIFIDGGGLRLAAEAYHKKPEIYNGLRAFREEKVHVLHPYNWYLTNIDTALIGGYTIGRIIYPDSFDGLDIREKADEIYNFLVGKSVNAEMEKEYGKLGEMPDFLR, encoded by the coding sequence GTGCAGGATGTGACGGGACGGACCATCACCGTTCCCCATGATCCAAAACGAATAGTGTGTCTTGCTCCAGGCACCCTGCGGCTCATTGTCTATCTCCAGGCCCAGGACAGGGTAGTGGCTGTGGAAAACATGGAAAAGATCAACCCGAGAGGGAGGCCTTACTGGATTGCCGGCCCGGACTTGCATGATCTGCCCATTGCCGGACCGGGAGGTCCGGCAAGCATAAATCAAAAGCCAAATATGGAGCAGTTAATTAGCCTTGATCCGGATGTAATCTTTATCACCTACATGGACCCTGCACTGGCTGATGAAGTGCAGAAGGTTCTTGGCATTCCCATTGTTGTGCTTGGATATGGGCCATTTGCCACCTTTGATGAGACAGTCTTTGACTCCCTTATGCTGGCCGGAAAGATACTCAACAAGCAGCAAAGAGCCAGGGACGTGACTGATTACATCAAAGCATCCATCAATGATTTGAAACAAAGAGCAGCCAACTCTCAAATCCGGGAAACTCCAGGGGTCTATATAGGCGGAATCGGCTACCGGGGTTCTCAGGGCCTGGAAAGCACTGACCAGGACTATCCACCATTTGAATGGCTCCAGGCCAGGAACCTGGCCCGAGAAATCCAGGCGTTGAAGCGCAGCCATATCTATACCAACCTGGAAAACCTGCTTAAAATCGACCCAGAAATCATCTTCATTGACGGAGGTGGACTGCGACTCGCTGCGGAAGCGTATCACAAAAAACCAGAGATATATAACGGGCTCAGAGCGTTCAGAGAAGAAAAGGTTCACGTACTGCATCCATACAACTGGTACCTGACCAACATTGATACAGCCCTGATTGGCGGCTATACCATCGGCAGAATAATTTATCCTGATTCTTTTGATGGTCTGGATATCAGGGAAAAGGCTGATGAAATATATAATTTTCTGGTTGGAAAGTCTGTAAACGCTGAAATGGAAAAAGAATATGGAAAACTGGGCGAAATGCCTGATTTTTTGAGATAG
- a CDS encoding type II toxin-antitoxin system VapC family toxin has protein sequence MKYLLDTHALLWWFTDDPKLSEKARYIMLREENSIFVSAASAWEIATKHRIGKLDHVPDVTKRFSELVSADGFIHLPITFVHSLRAGSYAVQHRDPFDRMLAAQSELEGLPLVTLDPAFSTFNCNTVWY, from the coding sequence ATGAAATATTTACTGGACACTCACGCATTGCTTTGGTGGTTTACTGATGACCCCAAGTTGTCTGAAAAGGCACGTTATATTATGCTCCGAGAAGAAAACTCAATTTTTGTAAGTGCAGCCAGCGCATGGGAAATTGCTACAAAACATCGAATAGGCAAACTGGATCATGTGCCTGATGTTACAAAGAGATTTTCCGAACTGGTGTCAGCGGATGGTTTTATTCACTTGCCAATAACTTTTGTCCATTCATTGCGTGCAGGCTCTTACGCCGTGCAGCACAGAGACCCATTTGATCGTATGCTGGCCGCCCAAAGTGAACTGGAAGGGCTGCCTCTTGTCACCCTGGATCCTGCCTTTTCAACCTTTAATTGCAATACTGTCTGGTATTGA
- a CDS encoding FmdE family protein has protein sequence MNCNLTPEQIRKSVEFHGHECPGLWIGLRAAELCLNELGHNDQDPITAVVETDMCGVDAIQVLTGCTFGKGNLIHKDLGKTAFSFYRKSDGKALRAVFQRSAMGEEGEEMRALTKKIFSGQATDEEKLKAKELKEKAKKRIFDAPLSELFITNNIETPSPRPAKILDSLECKACNESTMESRTRRFDGQVYCIPCFEKVEQKI, from the coding sequence ATGAATTGCAACCTTACCCCGGAACAGATCAGAAAATCAGTCGAGTTCCACGGTCATGAATGCCCCGGACTGTGGATTGGACTGCGTGCAGCAGAACTTTGTCTGAACGAACTTGGGCATAATGACCAGGATCCCATCACTGCTGTGGTGGAAACAGATATGTGCGGGGTGGACGCTATACAGGTCCTGACCGGCTGCACTTTTGGTAAGGGCAACCTCATTCACAAAGACCTGGGCAAGACAGCCTTTTCATTTTACCGCAAAAGCGACGGCAAGGCCCTGCGGGCTGTTTTTCAACGAAGCGCCATGGGTGAGGAAGGCGAGGAAATGAGAGCACTGACCAAGAAAATATTCTCCGGCCAAGCCACGGATGAGGAAAAACTCAAGGCAAAAGAGCTCAAGGAAAAAGCAAAAAAACGTATATTTGATGCTCCGTTAAGTGAGCTCTTCATTACAAACAATATCGAAACCCCGTCTCCGCGGCCGGCCAAAATCCTGGATAGTTTAGAATGTAAGGCATGTAATGAGTCCACCATGGAATCCCGGACCCGGCGTTTTGACGGCCAAGTATACTGCATCCCATGCTTTGAAAAGGTTGAACAGAAAATCTGA
- a CDS encoding type II toxin-antitoxin system Phd/YefM family antitoxin has translation MIVNVSEAKTNFSKLLEMAHSGQEIILAKAGKPYALLTALPPDRVQRKPGRLSGKISEAFFEPLPEEEVQAWETK, from the coding sequence ATGATTGTTAATGTTAGTGAAGCCAAGACCAACTTTTCAAAACTATTAGAAATGGCTCACTCCGGCCAGGAAATCATCCTGGCCAAAGCTGGCAAGCCTTACGCTCTTCTGACGGCTTTGCCTCCAGATAGGGTTCAGCGCAAGCCAGGACGATTATCCGGTAAAATTTCTGAAGCTTTTTTCGAGCCTTTGCCTGAAGAAGAAGTTCAAGCTTGGGAAACAAAATGA